DNA sequence from the Candidatus Omnitrophota bacterium genome:
GGCATGAATACAAATTTTGTCAACCCTGATTACTGTACAATTCTATATTATCCCGCGTCTGCCTTGTCTTGTTTCTCGCAGGGACGTTCGCCAGCCCCAGCGTGGCTGGCTCACTCTCGAAAATTCTCGCTCTGCCTACATTTATTTAGCGGGGCAACCATGCCCGCTCGAATTTCCGGAAGCCCTGCTGCGAACCAAGCCAATCCTCCCGAATATATAATGAGGCAATGTTTATGAAAGGTAAGTTTATCACATTTGAAGGTTCAGAAGGATGCGGCAAAAGTACGCAATCAAAGCTACTTTACCAATATTTAAAAGATAAAAAATATCCTGTGGTTTATCTGCGTGAGCCGGGAGGGGTAAGAGTAAGCGAGAAGATTCGTGAACTTTTGCTTAGCCCTGAAAGTGATATTTGTCCTGAAGCAGAGACTCTTCTATATATGGCTGCCCGGGCTCAGGTGGTTAATGATATTATTAAGCCTGCACTTTTAAAGGGGAAGATTGTGATTTC
Encoded proteins:
- the tmk gene encoding dTMP kinase translates to MKGKFITFEGSEGCGKSTQSKLLYQYLKDKKYPVVYLREPGGVRVSEKIRELLLSPESDICPEAETLLYMAARAQVVNDIIKPALLKGKIVIS